TTATCATCATGATTTCCCTTAACAGTAAAATAATTATCAAAGGATATTTTACTAATTAATTTTTTTGCTGTATCTAAATGAATTTGCTTCGTTATTCCATTATCTAGATTGTCCCCACAACAAGCTGTAAACTTAATATCCATATTGTTATTTATATAGTTTATGGTCTCTATATCTGCAAAAGTTGATGCTTCAGTAATATGGGGATCAGTAAAAAAAGAAAAACTCATTGTTTTTTGACCTTGAAACTCTTTTGCTTTTGCAATTTGTTGATCAATCATTTCTTGTAAATAAATTGGTATTTTATTCTCATAAGTTTTATTATTCATTTTTCTCCTCTGCTTTCATTATCATCTGAAATGTACAATTCCCCTAGTGCATAACTTTAAAATACACATATAATCCCTATGCTATAACCTGCTAAATAAAAGTATTTTCTTTTCCATAACAGCTTTAATATATATGTGATCATTTTATACTCCCCTTATACCAACTAGGAACTGGATCTTTCATATTATTATACCATTCTAAAACATCTTGAGCTTGTTTTATCATAATATCAATTTCACTCTGTCCAAATTGAATTGCCCAAGGTAGAGATGATAAAGTATTGCTTGAAATGTATAATGCAAGCAATCGCCAAAAATCCATTGGCACATCACCATCAAAATATCTGTTTACCATCCCCGAAGCAAAAAGTGGCGATTGTTGTGCACACCAAACAATTCGATTAAATTCCTCCCATGGATCACCAAAATCATATCTATCAAAGTCAATAATTTGAAGTTTTCCTTCATAATCAATCATCATATTCCCCACATGGTAATCACCGTGTTGATAACATTGTGATCGATTTTTCAGCAAATAACGATTCTCATTTATATAGTCAATAAACGATTGTCCATTTTCATATTTTATAGGACAATCTTTATACATTTGGATCTTCCGCAGAATTTTACGATTAAATCGTACCTTCCATTCCTCTTGTGTATCAGGTGCTGGAATAGTATGAATATGCTTAAGTATTTTACCAGCCTCAATTCCATATAAATATTGTTCTTTATTGGTCAAAGTTGTAAGAATTTCTCCAAAATCCTCTCCTTCGATCCAACTTTGTAGAAAATATACGCCTTCATCACAAGTGCCAAATTCAATAGGTTTGCACATAGGAACACCAAGTTCCTCTACATGCTGCATCATTTCAAATTCAACTTTCTTACATTCTTTTTGCTCTATTTTTGAAATACGTAACAAATACTTTTTTCCTTCAGGAGTTATAACGCAATATTTTATATCATCTGACCATCCTTTTTCAATCAATATCCTAGTCTTAAAATCATTTATAGGCAAACCTAACCATCTCCTTCTAGAAATGTAGATATTCTGTTAGATAAATTATAATTTGCTAAGAAACGCCTTTCTTATAATATTAGAATATCACTAATAACTATCAATATCTTCAAACCATTGTGCCGCAATACAAAAGTTTAAGCTTTAACAACATTCCTTTATTTTACAA
The window above is part of the Clostridium saccharoperbutylacetonicum N1-4(HMT) genome. Proteins encoded here:
- a CDS encoding aminoglycoside phosphotransferase family protein is translated as MPINDFKTRILIEKGWSDDIKYCVITPEGKKYLLRISKIEQKECKKVEFEMMQHVEELGVPMCKPIEFGTCDEGVYFLQSWIEGEDFGEILTTLTNKEQYLYGIEAGKILKHIHTIPAPDTQEEWKVRFNRKILRKIQMYKDCPIKYENGQSFIDYINENRYLLKNRSQCYQHGDYHVGNMMIDYEGKLQIIDFDRYDFGDPWEEFNRIVWCAQQSPLFASGMVNRYFDGDVPMDFWRLLALYISSNTLSSLPWAIQFGQSEIDIMIKQAQDVLEWYNNMKDPVPSWYKGSIK